The window AGCAACAAAATAAACACTTTAAGTAAAAATTCACAATttatcacacattgaagctcgtaggtcaaccgtactctatggatctttaataccagggtgcgtaaaaccttccctagggggtcaccaaaacccttacctcaAAATTTTGTACTAAAGGATTTCTCTCTTGCTTAAAAAATCCTTTTACtgggttttcctaattttcctataataaattaggtggcgactctaaaaatactaaagtccaatttagagcaccaacaacctcgaagtagcttttatgcacccgcatAAAATTGAACCATAACATTCCATACTGGAATTTCCTTCACAACTTATCCCTGCATATAAGAACTGTTTCTGCTGGAATTCTCTGATTCGATATCATTATACCTTTGAACGCGACCAATAGGTCCAACAACATTTCTAAAAATAAGACGAACCTTTAGATATAGACACAATCATAGCCCACTCTGAACCGGTAAAATACCCTGATTCTGCTAACCTGTCTTTCACCCTTCTAAAGTCGTTCTTCGCAtcacgatttcttagaaacacaccaacacaagtccaaaaccatgacttactctatCTAGAAAAGAATACTTGCTTTATCGGAGTAACTTAAGCAATTCCCTCAAATTGATCTTACTCATAGCCGACTTCACTAGTTCTATGTCTTCTTAAATCTTCAATCACCATACTAGTAGCACACCCACTGAATACCTCGCCGAACCAAGTCCGTAGGATACCATCTGATCACTCTAAAGACCTCTCGCAACCATAGTACCTCCTTGAATCATTACTAAGCCCAATGTAAATCATTATAACTGTCCGAATAACTGACCCTAGTAAAATATTATCAAGTCTACTCGTCCGATGCAAACCATTATAACTGTCCCAAATCTTCAATTCCCCAattccaatcaaatcacaacTATCGTCACTGTCTAACCATTTCTCAAACCCACTCAATGGAataccgcataatcataagtcttgctAACTGGTCGAGTCAATCCAGGAGATAGTAGCATGTCACACACTCTACACCCTAGAGTTCCCTTAACTCAATCAACTCTAAAACTGAAAACTTTCTAAATCCAGCATATCGCATACACACTCCTACTACTGCTCTGACGTATTTCCACCAAGATGCCTTTGCTCAATTTCCCTTAACTCACATTCCGAAATGTTCTCTACAAACCGAATTAATTCGAACCTCATCATTAATTTATCACTTCAATGTCTTTAAATGATACTCATCCGCGAAGAATCACCTCTTGCGTTACTTGTCGAACCGAAACATCTCTAACCATTCGCGCAATTATGCCTTTCATTCGATCAACTCAATggagtagtaacaccagtagTAGTAGAAACTAGCCGAACTTACACAATAGGTACAACACTCTATACCCTAATCCAATATTATATGCAATACATGATAATTCCTTTAGTACCAAAACTTCGCACTTAACCATCACTAAAGTCGTTCTTATTAGTCAACCATCGGCTCCCATTAGTCCACGGCATAACCAAACATACCAACTCGACactgaacccttatgtctattctaccaTGTATGACTGCAACATAATCCTCAAATCAACTAGATCTTGATTCCACGATATCCTTATCATTGCTCTAAACACGAAGACTCAGTGAACATACCCTTTATTGAAGGATCGGGACCACAATTGCCCAATATCTTAAGTCTCCACTCGTCACAAGTAACCATATCCTAACAAGCACGTCAGAtaccaaattttcccttcgtaaTAGCGGAGATTaatctatccaaatcctcttctTTACGCCTCGATCCCATTGACGCAAAAAGTACTCATACCAaaataccctaagaaatcttacttcgctATGCGTTTCCCACAAAAATCGTCTTTCATATCCTTATTCTCAACATCTCTTCTTTATTACACGTGGTCACTATACTTTTGCCCCAGTCCGAAACATACACTCGTGCCACGCACACTATCATACTACCCTAATGATGTTGAAACTTATTCCCAAAACTAATCATATCTATAACAAATCATTTTTGTTAAGTCatacttccgagcaacccaacactGAAAACATGGAGATCATGTGACCCTTTGAACCATCTCTCttatttctcaagaaaacccccaTAATAAACGAGTCTTAACCACAACCCCACACAACTGAAACTTCAAGCTATAATTGGAAACTGAACTTGGATCACGTACCCGCATCATAATAACACACCTTGCACTTTACTGTGCCATGTCATATCGAACCGCTCGCTTAAGAAATCAGGGGCGATTCTTACCATCCGTGGTagaataagacaaggaaattCAGATATCAGttagaatcgactagataccaatttgaatgaagtagcatgaaagaatgaaagaattggaagtttcctaatctcctatagcctcttgaagataagtacggagctcatcataccgatccacaagacactactagacatgCTCATGTACTTGTAAGactggtaacctagggctctgatatcaacttgtcacgacctaatttgtGAATCGTGATTGCACCTATACTGTCCCCCCAGGcaggcgaaccattcccaaatcatatttagtcatttataagaattatgcggaaataaataattatttagcTAAAAGATTCGAATTATATAAATGATCGGTGCAGAAGTAATAATAACCCAaaaatctggtctggactagtacaagagccattATTACATAGATACAAGTCTGATAGAAAGTACAAATCTCAAAATATCAATAATGTCTTACAAAGTAGATAGTTAAATACAAAGAAGAGTCACCGGGTTGCGGATCTAGCCCAAACTCCACCATGGAATCTCTTTCAAGTAGATTGCGATCACTTTCGAGGACGAGAAGTGGAACTAGTAACagactctgcactcaaaagaatagtACAACaaaagtagcatcagtacaaacaataagtactAGTAGGAATCATAGGTCGACAACAATTTGTtcacatatataaagaaagaaatcaacaagtaggtAGATATGCAATCAAGTATACTTACAAATCACATTATCATAATAATCAAGTACTTCCACCCACACATACGTAATATAGAAACTCACTTTTCAAGTCACAGGTGaaacttctaaaccacaagtctatcgagtctcaataatctcaaatcGATAATCACCAATCCAAGTTCTGAACCTAGGCAGAGTCGCTAATCTACAATCTGGTCTAGTCCATAATCagatctatgccacaacaatggtACAAACAAATCATACCAAATCAATAATAAAGAGCCATATGATGATGCAGGatgaaatgtaatgatgtgcaatgcaatacaatgcaatgtTCTGACCAAATATCTCAAACCTGTATACATATGCTAAAGGCATTGTTCGCACAATAGTCATGGCCTGCGGGGTACCCATGGCATCCATGTACCACTGGCTCCAGAACacctcggatcacgagttcacacaataggtcacaccttcaccccctgtcaaatgtgccttatacaTATCACAAGATAGGTCACATCCTTACCCTTTGTCAgatatgccttatatatatatgtatgaaagatGAGTATTCAAATATGGTTCAAGTATAGAAAACCCAATTTGGAACACCAACACAGATGTAAGCATGAGGAATGTGAATGAAGGCATAATACTCAATGCTGGAATAAATCGACGAACAAGTTCAATCAGCATAGAGAGTTTACGACACCCTTTACTTCCAAATGTAGCAACTACACCACACACTAAGTTTTGTGTCCCAAAGTGCTCCATTTTCtcatttatcatcatcagtaccaagtcataattcgatAAAAATATACATGTGAAAtaagaatgtatgccatgcatgatatcatcatcaatagtaaatcataatcaagatttcaactgtgtattatcataattatacaacacgatacaggcctaatctcattatccttTCTTTTTCCGATGACAAGTAACACAACAAGAGAGAAATGAGTGCAACatgtatcacaacacaacaattaaggcaacaagcctaatcacaataacagggcaacaagcaacaatcaacaataaccaacctaatagaattccatccAACTCCATACTGAAGGACTAgtatgctttccccgtcaatatctAACTCCCACATATGTTTCATTAATTagagtctaaccaaaaggtaagccgtaacctacctcgatgtcgAGCTGGTGCCACAAACTACCAAATCTGAGCCTTGCCCTTTCGAAGTGCCTCGGATAGCTCGTAGTCTAACAATTAGCAATGCTAAGTAAGAAAATtggagtctaaccaaaaggtaagtcgtaacctacctcgatgccaaGCTGGTGCCACGAACAACCAAATCTGAGCCTTGCCTTTTCGAAGTACCTCAGATTGCTCGTAGTTTATCAATTAGCAATGCTAAGTAAGCAAATGAATACAATAAACCAACTAATTGaaagaagaatcaattcggtaAAAGTTAATCAAAATACCTCTTACGAGTCACGAGGGTAAAACGAGAAATTAAGGGTGAAGTTACCTTACCCAAAGTCTCATTAGTCAATATCCTTAATCACATAAAGTTCCAATCCTAAATGGTACCTCAATTTCAACAAATCAACCAAACCCCCTAAACTAGTAAGACCCTTATTTCTAGGATATGATTTAAGAACTCAACAGAAGATTCAAGCCTAGAAGCTAATAATCCTTTGATTAAGTATTAGAAATCAGAATTTACCTAACTCAAATTGATTAAGAGAGGTTTAAAATCGAACTTAGTATTTGTAGACCCTTCTTCCCCAAAATTCATACAAGCACTACCATGGAAGCTTAAGTAGAAAAGGAATACAAGATTAGGGAGATGATAATTTACCCCCATGATGCCTCCAGCAAGATGTTTTTCAAGAATCGCCCCAACTGATCCTGTCATCTCGCCACGGTGATCGAAAGGTTCACCATGGAGGAACTTCAATAAGAGGTCGGCATTTGCCATAACGAGTAGGACTCCGCCATAGCTGGCCCGCTATGGCGCTACTGGGCTCGCCATGATGAgaacaccagacaccagattttCTAGTTTTTCACAAAGTCTATCTCAACATCAACCCGAAGCCTCCCAGACACAAACCAGATATGTACACACACTTAAAAACACgttacgaactcacccgtggcctcgaaattcccaacggaagtCTAATCGACCAAGTCAAACCTAAACGGCTAGAATCgagtttccaaccaagtacccaaaatGCACCCAAATGCCTCAGGAACCAAACCAACCACCCAGTAactcataatcgaccctccggacctTACGAAATTGACAGAATGCcgaaaaggttcgtttacccaaaagtcaattattGGTCAAAtgcttttcactttaaggctctatttcacataAGTCATCATAAAATTCACCTGACTACCTCGAAAACCGTACCacccatccccgcgggtcaaatCGTACTAAGGGCTCTCGGAGAAGGGTCATTGaaggtaaatgggtcaaaactacaataacgactaaacgggtcgttacatctttAATGTTATAAAAGTAACTTAAATTTTGACATTCCACCGTTAACCTCAAGTTAGCCAAAATGACATGCCAACTCATCACGCCAATCCTTCTTCCTCCACCACTATCCAAAGTCACCAACACCTTCCACCACTACCTCAACTTTAACCATATTTTGTGCTTCTTCATCGTCTCGCATCAATTTTTCCTGTTGCCATATTTTTATAGCAATTGAATTTTGATAATTTTGTTAGTGGTGATGGTGTATATGGTGAATCTGTTGGTGACTTTAGGAAGTGGTAGAAGAAGGGTTGGTGTGGTGAGTTGGCATGCCATTTTGACCAAAATGAAAGGAGGTTAACGAAGGAAGGGTAGATTTGAGCACTTTTATAAAATTAAAGGCACATATGGACAATAACATTACGGGTATATATGAACCGATAGTATAACAAGGACAATATAAAAATTTTTTGGGAGATGTTTTATTTGCTAACTTTAACCTCCATTTGTGATTGTGGATAAATATTACCCCACGGTCTTCAGACTTTACACTCGTACCCCTATTTGGATTGAAAATCCCGAATCCTATTAAATTAGAAGATTTCAATTAAAATTACTGGATTGCCTAATTTAACCCGACCCATAACCCACCAAACCAGTGGTCTTCTTCCTTGTACCCACAAGCTATATAGGTTTACAAGTAAATTCTGCAGAGTCCAGTAATTGAGGTAAATAACACAAAGTTGGTATAACTCCTGGGATGTAATGTGGAAAAAACACCAACCATAGACTTGGGACTCAACAAGGGGACAATAGTACATGGGAAGAGTTTTTGGAAAAGTGTGACAAGAAGCTCTCAAACTGGAACAACCAATAATCAATCTGTTGGACGCTCTTTCTATCTATACTAGTCTTTCTTGCCAATACCCAGGAAGATACATAAGAGAATGGATGTGATGAGGAAAGACTTGTTGTGGCAATAAATAGAGAGAAAAAAGCCTTCAAATTAGTCAAATGGGAAATTGTGAGAATAAAAAAGGAAAGAGGGGAAGAAAAATCAGAAACCTTTGAATAAACAACAAACATCTCCTTATGAAGTGGCTTTGGATGTTCTACGACAAAGGAGAAGAAATCTGGAAGCAACTGATAGCAGAAAAATATGGGATGGAAATTTTCTGGATTACAAAGGTTCCTAACTATTCTTTTTGCATAGCCTATTCTTCCAACTTCAAAAGTATAATATTAGGCTTTAATCCCCTTGGAGGAATTTCACCAAACATTTGCATGGCCTCATCCACTTTTGTTTTCCTTACAATATCCATTTATTAGTTCGTCATAGCTAATAATATCAGGTTCAATAGTGTcaggacccaaccccgtgggccgcgaccagtgccctagctgggcgcctatacgtacccgatacccaaattagcatattaacaaaataatataataataatattagtggacgctacagaatttagcataaaaagcagacttggcacacataggccgataaggccatcatagaacaaagtatcccaaacatatgtacagaacccacacagatatatccacagacctctacagaacatatcataatcataagacgggacagggccccgtcatacccagaacaatgtacatatccagatagcagtgacagactgtaccaaaagatgggctctgaagaagagagcgccccaaaatagcagaagtgggatcctaaacagatggatcagcgaacctgtcgtctgtacctgcgcggcatgaaaacgcagcccccgaagaaagggggtcagtacgaaatatgtaaaaCGGAATcgcagaagtcaaatcataacggttacagaaaatgagtacaaaatccagagtgtcagatgcatatttccaaaacaaacagaatgtgtacagaaacatatgtcatatcatatccggcccctgccacgggactcggcagacagaacgtggccaccttcccgacactggtgccacaatacagaggaatcagaaaaaggggcgtgaccccgtatcataaaatgtcatatcaaaatggccataacagatcagatcagaataggcgaacatggcacatcatactccacagacccatgtacgcgtatacctgccccctcacatcgggacgcggcgaacaatgcagagaatcacgcttgacaacatatcctggtccgggctcagtgtgggaaacattgggacatccacgaatggagtagtgagaaactaatgcaatttaaaaatatcataaatgttttcaaagactcgatgaagcgtatcaaagccaaacagatccaatggagtcggacgggatcataataaatgcatttcggatatcataataaattacagaagtataactttcccgaagtcattccgggtgtcaaaataatttataagatttaatagaatatttaaaacaatgtttattaggcgattagtatgatagtcaaaacatttctttcaaaaatcgcctaaaaaggaagctttagtacattaagggcaaaatcgggaatagtgggcccgcctcgggacaaataaggcggcgggctcaaattgtgccctctaagcttatagtatcacttaaaaaggttctacaaacattctatgactttccaagtaatttggagcaaagttgcataattttccggaaaagcatattaaagtggttcaattccactgaaggaaaaactgagattttctcttgcggattccgagggccaagaggtccttcgaggcccggatccgaccctaacacactaagggcatgccaagggaagaattggggttgctttacatacctttcacgctccttacgcctttccaaactcacttcccgtttcgtcgaaaaactgcaattggtcaagtttaccaattgtaagctatgaataccaaagtttcaacttaaggcataattgtctaccgaaatttcggcatcacttcccctatacatatagcaccccgagaattcaactcggctataaatcatcaacaacaactcaaacgacaacatcaatatcaacaacaatcattaaagacacaaatatccttcaactagtcatttttctcacaagttgacataaccttcattctaacccaacttccaaactaatatcaatgatttcacattcattaacattcAAAACCATCCCAATAaaattctagaaacatttcatatcgttttccttaggttatacactcgatatacataatatacaactttccgtcaaagtcataacttatgcaaaacatcaaatctttggcatacaatttcataacatgtttccaacttccaaattcatcaatgatcatcacaattaacaaccaaacgacttcatttccttaatgtcggaaaaccatactaaaacgacataagtttctacattccaattcaatacaaacttatatcattccaacttcatttacacaacaaacatcacaacaacacaactaacacactaaacaaacttaatccattccattccaaaccactccataccacacggccaaatgctattttcatcaattcaatcaaatttattcctctttcattctcaacataaattccatcacaatcacaactagaatacaacatgaattcaacacattgtcaccacacaacacacacacacccacggctacaagccatattccaaacccactttgcaaacttccattttttccatacaatcaacacatttctatatactacaacacaatcaaaacttcataacacaataaaaaggtagaaattcttaccttttcttcaagtcttcttcacttggagatatgatcactttggtgattctaatgctccccactccaaaccaactataccaagttacaaaggaaccttgacttagtaggaaatcaacaagaaataaatttttagaacaagatttttggtggctaaatTTCCACCCCAAACCCGAGAGCCCTCtttcttcttgctcttgttcttggtTTCTATTCTAAGTCATCTTAATGGATAAAGATGGCTATATATAATAATATCCCTTATGATgatttaatcacatggaaatttaatacaatttgtgggcttgggccacaccatggccggccaaggtccttaatttgggcctcaatttcaattcaattttttgggcccaatagcttatgaatcatattttgtaattcccgaaactaatttccaaaattccaaaatttcccttagccttgtcccacacttccatgactctattctctcatgcataactcctatgttcaaccaactatcaaatttgaccttatgtctcaagaatccaatataattcaagtttttccaaacgtgtgaaaacacgggatataacaaatagtcTTATCTATCATGAAATCAAAAACTCTGCGCGCTCTGTCCAGTTGACCACACAAACAATATCCATCCATTATCGCATTGTAGGTGATTATATTAGGTTGTACACCTTTATCGGTCATATGTCTCATTACTTCCTCGGCATCTTCAACTTTTCCTTCTTTGCATAGTCCGTCAATCAACATGCCGAAGGTGAGAATATCTGGATAAATATTAGGGTTCACCATCTTagagaacaaaatcataactttTTCCCACTGACCAAACTTACACAAACTATAAATCATTGAATTATACGTGACTATATTAGAGGAATGCCTCTCCGCTTCATCTCGTTCAAAAGATCGATAGCAGCATCTAAGTTTGGACCTTTGCAATGGGCATCTATAAAAATGCTGTAGTTTTTTTATGTTGGGCTTAGTGTTTCCTTGTTCCATTAACCGGAGCAAACTAAAAGCTTTTTGAGTATGTCCATTTTTGCTAAGCCCATTCATGACGATTGCATGCATAACTCCATTTGGCTCAATATTCTCCTGCACCACCTTTTTAAATAATTCAACTGCATCTTTGACCTTATTTTCAGCAAAGAATGCCCTAATTAGGGTGGTAAAAGTGACAACATCAAATGGAATGCCATTCTTCAAATAAATGGTAACACCAAAACTGCAAAATCAACACGATGCATTAGGCAATAACTGTTAATCACGTTATTCAAGATGAATACACTAATTGTGATAACCAATttctacatttcaccaaaaagaGTAACCACAGCGGAATAATGCTTCACACTTAGAACAGAAaaagctcaaatatgccatcgaactatcgaaaatgTCTCATTTAAggcactcgtcaatagtttggctcatttgtgCCATCGACGTTAAAAAATGGCCCGTTTATGCCATCACCATTACAAAATGGATcgaatttttaattaatttaggaTTAAAAATTAggctggtttaattaaacaaCGTGGAGCTCTAATTGGAGGTCAGGtatcatatctggtattataaaatcaacgttaatgaaaaatggcatgaatgAACCATTTTGGTAACGACGATGGCATGGATAAGCCATTTTGTATCGCTGatagcataaatgagccaaactattgacgagcggcataaatgagtcatttctcatagttcgatggcatatttaaGCCTTTTCCGTATTTAGAATAGTATTAAATAATTTAGAGAAGCCGATAACAGAAAGAAAGAGGCTTCATTCTAACCATTTGATGGAAgacactaacaacatcatctaAATATTTGATGTTCTCAAAATTGCTATGTACCCCAAGTTTACCCCTCACCGAAATGGAAGTATTACTACGAAAAGAAGAATAAGCTCTGATAAATGTAAATGCCGAACTAGGAAAGGAAGTAGCAAGAAAGAAATAGAAGGAATATTTTTAGGTATTTGAAAATCGAGTTGTCATTAGACAAGCATTTAACTTGagaaaaagttgaaattttgtaagTGAAAAAACTTCACTTGAAAAACTAGTCAAAACTTCTTTTTCAAACTTGAAACTCAtcgtttttttgttttgttttttcctttAAATATCAGCCAAATATACAACCAAATGCTAttttgaaactttttttttttctaaaaagtgAAAAATTTGTATCGATAAACGGACCCTTTGATTGAATAGTTTCTCTTCTTGGATATCGATCGGAAAAGTTTGATCTTACAAAAGTTTAATCATATTatttacggaaaagggtcaaatatatccctgAACTATCGAAAAAGGGCTAAacatacccctcgttatactttgggttcaaatatacccctaccattatactttgagttcaaatatacccttcctccGTTAAACTTGGCCAAGGTGGACACCAAATGTGACATGGCATTGACAACTTGGTGTGGTGGACACCACGTGACATGCCACCTCAGCGCGCAACCAATTTGCCAGAATTTGACCCACAAGACAATTCGCTGTAGTTTGACCCACATACAATTCACCAAAGAGGACTTGTAAATTGGGGATTATAGTTAAACTGGTGGCAGGTGCCAAAGTCTTCACTTTCAAGTTTCAATCACCCAAAGCTTACACTTTACCAATCGATTAGACTTCGCATCATGAAAAAATCGTCTCTTTCCTCACAAATCTGAAAACACAATCTTCTCCAATGGATCGAGTGCTCAAGGCTGACAGAACTTCCG is drawn from Lycium barbarum isolate Lr01 chromosome 8, ASM1917538v2, whole genome shotgun sequence and contains these coding sequences:
- the LOC132607670 gene encoding putative pentatricopeptide repeat-containing protein At1g12700, mitochondrial is translated as MAYLSFFCSKCEALFRCGYSFCFGVTIYLKNGIPFDVVTFTTLIRAFFAENKVKDAVELFKKVVQENIEPNGVMHAIVMNGLSKNGHTQKAFSLLRLMEQGNTKPNIKKLQHFYRCPLQRSKLRCCYRSFERDEAERHSSNIVTYNSMIYSLCKFGQWEKVMILFSKMVNPNIYPDILTFGMLIDGLCKEGKVEDAEEEKLMRDDEEAQNMVKVEVVVEGVGDFG